Proteins encoded by one window of Acinonyx jubatus isolate Ajub_Pintada_27869175 chromosome X, VMU_Ajub_asm_v1.0, whole genome shotgun sequence:
- the PLXNB3 gene encoding plexin-B3 isoform X3 — protein sequence MPPTAALCPSPPPWAGQTEEMGLPRRHAAQETPLSLLFEAVPVMAPRPPLGPHLLLVLLLCPPPPLAVARHFSAPNTTFNHLALAPGRGTIYVGAVNRLFQLSPELQLEAVAVTGPVFDSPDCVPFRDPADCPQARLTDNANQLLLVSSRAGELVACGQVRQGVCEKRRLDDVAQVLYQAEDPGDGQFVAANAPGVATVGLVVPTPGRDLLLVARGLAGKLSGGVPPLTVRQLAGPQPFSSEGLGRLVVGDFSDYNNSYVGAFANARSAYFVFRRRGARAQAEYRSYVARLCLGDANLYSYVEVPLTCQGQGLIQAAFLAPTTLLGAFAAGPSGAQAALCAFPLAELDGSMDRARRLCYTAGGRGPSGTEEASVEYGVTSRCVALPPDSPESYPCGDEHTPSPIAGRQPLEARPLLQLRQPISAVTGLQADGHTIAVLGDTQGQLHKVFVNGSRGQVYHSQQVGLLGSAISPDLLVDGRGSHLYVLTAQRVDRVPVAACPQFPDCASCLQARDPLCGWCVLQGRCTRKGQCDRAAQANQWLWSYEDSQCPHVQILLPAHRPRQEQGVVTLSVPRLPTLAMDEYFHCAFGDYDSLAHVEGPHVACITPPQDQLPLNPPGTDHVTLPLALMFEDVAVAATNFSFYDCSAVQALEAAAPCRACVGSLWRCHWCPRSSRCVYGEHCPEGEVTVYSAQETDVQVRGPGACPRVEGPAGPLLVPVGWESRLALRVRNLQHFGSLPASYHCWLELPGELRRLPASLEETAGDVGLIYCQAQQELPVPIYITRGKGQRLDNAHALHVTLYDCAVGHPDCSRCQAANGSLGCLWCSHGQPACRYGPLCPPGAVELLCPTPSIDAIEPLTGPPEGGLALTIWGSNLGRDFAEVRDAVNVAGRPCSPEPSLYRTSARIVCVTSPAPNGTTGPVQVAIKNRPPGVSTQHFTYQDPVLLSLSPQWGPQAGGTQLTIHGQHLQTGGNVSVFVGGQPCPIREPVCPEAIVCHTMSQASPGEAVVRVVFGHAQRTLPTSPFHYTANPQLVAAEPSVSFRGGGRLIRARGTGLDVVRQPLLSVWLEAPAEMQVAGARPPASTPTRSCGAPAAAPQACIQLEGGLLQCSTVCSVNSSSLLLCQSPAVPDGAHPQRVFFTLDNVHVDFASASGGQDFLYQPNPRLAPLSREEPARPYRLKPGNVLDVEGQGLNLGISKEEVRVHIGDGECLVKTLTLTHLYCEPPSRAPQPANGSSSLPQFVVQMGNVRLALGPVQYETEPPLSAFPVEAQVGLGMGAAVLIAAVLLLTLMYRHKSKQALRDYQKVLVQLENLEIGVGDQCRKEFTDLMTEMTDLSSDLEASGIPFLDYHTYAERVFFPGRGGCPLQPAPEGPGEEGRRAPVRQGLTQLSNLLNSKLFLLTLIHTLEEQPGFSQRDRCHVASLLSLALHGKLEYLTDIMRTLLSDLAAHYVHKNPKLMLRRTETMVEKLLTNWLSICLYAFLKEVAGEPLYMLLRAIQYQVDKGPVDAVTGKAKRTLNDSRLLREDVDFRPLTLMVLVGPRAGGAAGSGAAQRVPARVLDTDTITQVKEKVLDQVYKGTPFSQRPSVHALDLEWRSGLAGHLTLSDEDLTSVTQNHWKRLNTLQHYKVPDGATVRLIPQLHKGGAVSQSLAQSCPLGENTPMLEDGEEGGVHLWHLVKATEEPEGAKARRSSLRERERERARAKAIPEIYLTRLLSMKGTLQKFVDDTFQAILSVNRPVPIAVKYLFDFLDELAEKHGIEDPETLHIWKTNSLLLRFWVNALKNPQLIFDVRVSDNVDAILAVIAQTFIDSCTISEHKVGRAHPYPEQDSPVNKLLYAREIPRYKQMVERYYSDIRQSSPASYQEMNSALAELSGNYTSAPHCLEALQELYNHIHRYYDQIIGALEEDPVGQKMQLACRLQQVAALVENKVTDL from the exons ATGCCCCCCACAGCCGCCTTGTGCCCGTCGCCGCCGCCCTGGGCCGGCCAAACTGAGGAGATGGGCCTCCCTCGGCGCCACGCTGCCCAGGAGACCCCTCTGTCGCTCCTCTTTGAGGCG GTACCTGTGATGGCTCCCCGGCCTCCCCTCGGGCCCCACCTCCTGCTCGTGCTGCTGCTGTGCCCGCCGCCGCCCCTGGCCGTGGCCCGTCACTTCTCCGCCCCCAACACCACCTTCAACCACTTGGCCCTGGCCCCTGGCCGCGGCACCATCTACGTGGGCGCCGTGAACCGCCTCTTCCAGCTCAGCCCCGAGCTGCAGCTGGAGGCCGTGGCTGTCACCGGCCCTGTGTTCGACAGTCCCGACTGCGTGCCCTTCCGTGACCCGGCGGACTGCCCGCAGGCCCGGCTCACCGACAACGCCAACCAGCTGCTGCTGGTGAGCAGCCGGGCCGGGGAGCTCGTGGCCTGCGGGCAGGTGCGGCAGGGCGTGTGTGAGAAGCGGCGCCTTGACGATGTGGCCCAGGTGCTGTACCAGGCCGAGGACCCTGGCGACGGGCAGTTCGTGGCCGCCAATGCCCCGGGGGTGGCCACGGTGGGCCTGGTGGTGCCTACGCCAGGCCGGGACCTCCTGCTGGTGGCCAGAGGCCTGGCGGGCAAGCTGTCGGGAGGGGTGCCGCCCCTGACCGTGCGCCAGCTGGCCGGGCCGCAGCCTTTCTCCAGCGAGGGCCTGGGCCGCCTGGTGGTGGGCGACTTCTCGGACTACAACAACAGCTACGTGGGGGCCTTTGCCAACGCCCGCTCCGCCTACTTCGTCTTCCGCCGCCGGGGCGCACGGGCGCAGGCCGAGTACCGCTCCTACGTGGCCCGGCTCTGTCTCGGGGATGCCAACCTTTACTCCTACGTGGAGGTGCCCCTCACCTGCCAGGGCCAGGGCCTCATCCAGGCTGCCTTCCTCGCCCCGACCACCTTGCTGGGGGCATTTGCCGCAGGCCCCAGCGGGGCGCAGGCGGCCCTGTGCGCCTTTCCCTTGGCTGAGCTGGACGGGAGCATGGACCGGGCCCGGCGCCTTTGCTACACGGCGGGTGGCCGGGGCCCCAGCGGCACGGAGGAGGCCTCCGTGGAGTATGGAGTCACGTCTCGCTGTGTCGCCCTGCCCCCC GACTCCCCCGAGTCATACCCCTGCGGTGACGAGCACACGCCCAGCCCCATTGCTGGCCGACAGCCCCTGGAGGCCAGGCCGCTGCTGCAGCTCCGGCAGCCCATCAGTGCCGTGACAGGCCTCCAGGCAGATGGGCACACGATAGCTGTCCTGGGGGACACCCAGGGGCAGCTGCATAAG GTCTTTGTCAACGGCTCCCGAGGCCAGGTGTACCACTCCCAGCAAGTGGGGCTTCTGGGCTCAGCTATCAGCCCAGACCTGCTGGTGGACGGCAGGGGCAGCCACCTCTACGTCCTGACTGCCCAGCGG GTGGACCGGGTGCCCGTGGCAGCGTGCCCCCAGTTCCCTGACTGTGCCAGCTGCCTCCAGGCCCGGGACCCGCTGTGCGGCTGGTGCGTCCTCCAGGGCAG GTGTACCCGCAAGGGCCAATGCGACCGAGCAGCCCAGGCCAACCAGTGGCTGTGGAGCTACGAGGACAGCCAATGCCCGCATGTGCAGATCTTGCTGCCGGCCCACCGCCCGCGCCAGGAGCAGGGCGTG GTCACCTTGTCTGTCCCTCGGCTGCCCACCCTGGCCATGGATGAATACTTCCATTGCGCCTTTGGGGACTACGACAGTTTGGCTCACGTGGAAGGGCCCCACGTAGCCTGCATCACTCCTCCCCAAGATCAGCTGCCTCTTAACCCTCCAGGCACAG ACCACGTCACCTTGCCCCTGGCTTTGATGTTTGAGGACGTGGCCGTGGCCGCCACCAACTTCTCCTTCTACGACTGCAGCGCTGTCCAGGCCTTGGAGGCGGCCGCCCC gtGCCGCGCTTGTGTGGGCAGCCTCTGGCGGTGCCACTGGTGCCCACGGAGCAGCCGCTGTGTGTACGGGGAGCACTGCCCAGAGGGGGAGGTGACCGTCTACAGTGCCCAGGAG ACGGATGTCCAGGTGCGTGGCCCAGGGGCCTGTCCCCGGGTGGAGGGCCCAGCGGGTCCCCTCCTGGTGCCTGTCGGTTGGGAGAGCCGTTTGGCCCTGCGCGTGCGGAACCTTCAGCATTTTgga AGCCTGCCCGCCTCGTACCACTGCTGGCTGGAGCTGCCCGGAGAACTTCGAAGGCTGCCGGCCTCTCTGGAAGAGACGGCCGGGGACGTGGGCCTCATCTACTGCCAGGCCCAGCAG GAGCTCCCGGTGCCCATCTATATCACCCGGGGCAAGGGGCAACGGCTGGACAATGCCCACGCTCTTCATG TGACCCTGTATGACTGTGCTGTGGGCCACCCCGACTGCAGCCGCTGCCAGGCGGCCAACGGAAGCCTGGGCTGTCTGTGGTGCAGCCACGGGCAGCCCGCCTGTCGCTACGGTCCTCTATGCCCCCCCGGGGCCGTGGAGCTGCTGTGTCCCACGCCCAGCATCGACGCA ATCGAGCCCCTGACCGGGCCCCCCGAGGGCGGCTTGGCCCTCACCATCTGGGGCTCCAACCTGGGCAGGGACTTTGCTGAGGTGCGAGACGCCGTGAATGTGGCTGGCCGGCCCTGCAGCCCTGAGCCCTCCCTCTACCGCACCTCTGCCCG GATTGTGTGCGTGACATCCCCTGCCCCCAACGGCACCACAGGGCCAGTCCAAGTGGCCATTAAGAATCGGCCACCAGGCGTCTCAACCCAGCATTTCACCTACCAG GACCCCGTCCTGCTGAGCCTGAGCCCCCAGTGGGGCCCCCAGGCAGGGGGTACCCAGCTCACCATCCACGGGCAGCACCTGCAGACAGGAGGCAACGTCAGCGTCTTTGTGGGTGGACAACCCTGTCCTAT ccGGGAGCCGGTGTGTCCCGAGGCCATTGTGTGCCACACCATGTCCCAGGCCAGCCCAGGAGAAGCTGTGGTTCGAGTGGTGTTTGGCCACGCCCAGCGCACGCTGCCCACCAGCCCGTTCCACTACACCGCCAACCCCCAGCTTGTGGCGGCAGAGCCCAGCGTCAGCTTCCGGGG GGGCGGGCGGCTGATCCGAGCCAGGGGCACGGGCCTGGACGTGGTGCGGCAGCCCCTGCTGTCCGTGTGGCTGGAGGCCCCGGCGGAGATGCAGGTCGCAGGGGCCCGGCCCCCGGCCTCAACCCCGACGAGGAGCTGCGGGGCCCCCGCTGCAGCCCCCCAGGCTTGTATCCAGCTCGAGGGAGGCCTGCTGCAG TGCTCCACCGTCTGTTCCGTCAACTCGTCCAGCCTCCTCCTGTGCCAGAGCCCTGCCGTGCCAGACGGGGCGCACCCGCAGCGGGTCTTTTTCACCCTAGACAACGTGCACGTAGACTTCGCCAGCGCCAGCGGGGGCCAGGACTTCCTGTACCAGCCCAACCCCCGCCTGGCCCCCCTCAGCCGCGAGGAGCCCGCCCGCCCCTACCGCCTCAAGCCGGGCAACGTCCTGGACGTGGAG GGCCAGGGCCTCAACCTGGGGATCAGCAAGGAGGAGGTGCGCGTGCACATCGGTGACGGCGAGTGCCTGGTGAAGACCCTCACGCTCACCCACCTCTACTGCGAGCCACCGTCGCGGGCCCCCCAGCCAGCCAACGGCTCCAGTAGCCTGCCGCAGTTCGTG GTTCAGATGGGCAACGTGCGCCTGGCCCTGGGCCCCGTCCAGTACGAGACTGAGCCCCCTCTGTCCGCCTTCCCTGTGGAGGCCCAGGTGGGCCTGGGCATGGGCGCGGCGGTTCTCATTGCCGCTGTACTCCTCCTCACTCTCATGTACAG GCACAAGAGCAAGCAGGCCCTGCGGGACTATCAGAAGGTTCTGGTGCAGCTGGAGAACCTGGAGATTGGCGTGGGTGACCAGTGCCGCAAGGAGTTCACAG ACCTGATGACCGAGATGACCGACCTCAGCAGTGACCTGGAGGCCAGCGGGATCCCCTTCCTAGACTACCACACGTATGCCGAGCGAGTCTTCTTCCCAGGGCGCGGCGGCTGCCCATTGCAGCCCGCACCCGAGGGGCCTGGCGAAGAGGGCCGCCGTGCCCCCGTGCGCCAGGGCCTGACGCAGCTCTCCAACCTGCTCAACAGCAAGCTCTTCCTCCTCACG ctcaTCCACACCCTGGAGGAGCAGCCCGGCTTCTCCCAGCGGGACCGCTGCCACGTGGCTTCTCTGCTGTCTCTGGCGCTGCACGGCAAGCTTGAGTACCTGACTGACATCATGAGGACTCTGCTAAGTGACCTGGCCGCCCATTACGTGCACAAGAACCCCAAGCTCATGCTGCGCAG GACAGAGACCATGGTAGAGAAACTGCTTACCAACTGGCTGTCCATCTGTCTCTACGCCTTCCTGAAG GAGGTGGCCGGTGAGCCGCTGTACATGCTCCTCCGGGCCATCCAGTACCAGGTGGACAAGGGCCCCGTGGACGCCGTGACCGGCAAGGCAAAACGGACCCTGAATGACAGCCGCCTGCTTCGGGAGGATGTGGACTTCCGGCCCCTGACGCTGATGGTGTTGGTGGGCCCCAGGGCCGGCGGGGCCGCGGGGAGCGGTGCGGCACAGCGCGTGCCTGCCCGGGTGCTCGACACAGACACCATCACCCAGGTCAAAGAGAAGGTGTTGGACCAAGTCTACAAGGGCACCCCCTTCTCCCAAAGGCCCTCAGTGCACGCCCTAGACCTCG AGTGGCGCTCGGGTCTCGCTGGTCATCTGACCCTGTCAGATGAAGACCTGACCTCGGTGACCCAGAACCACTGGAAGAGACTCAACACCCTACAGCACTACAAG GTCCCAGACGGAGCCACAGTGAGGCTCATCCCCCAGCTGCACAAGGGAGGCGCCGTCTCCCAGAGCCTGGCCCAGAGCTGCCCCTTGGGGGAGA ACACCCCCATGCTGGAGGATGGCGAGGAGGGCGGGGTCCACCTCTGGCACCTGGTGAAAGCCACCGAAGAGCCGGAAGGGGCTAAGGCCCGGCGCAGCAGCCTGAGGGAGCGAGAACGGGAGCGGGCGCGCGCGAAGGCAATTCCAGAAATCTACCTCACCCGCCTGCTCTCCATGAAG GGCACGCTGCAGAAGTTTGTGGACGACACGTTCCAGGCCATCCTCAGCGTGAACAGGCCCGTGCCCATAGCCGTCAAGTACCTGTTCGACTTCCTGGACGAGCTGGCAGAGAAGCATGGCATTGAGGACCCGGAGACCTTGCACATCTGGAAGACTAACAG CCTGCTGTTGCGATTCTGGGTGAACGCCCTGAAGAACCCACAGCTCATCTTTGACGTGCGCGTGTCAGACAACGTGGACGCCATCCTGGCGGTCATCGCCCAAACCTTCATCGACTCCTGCACTATCTCGGAGCATAAAGTGGGCCGG GCCCACCCCTACCCGGAGCAGGACTCCCCAGTGAACAAACTGCTGTATGCCCGGGAGATCCCTCGCTACAAGCAGATGGTGGAGAG ATACTACTCCGACATCCGCCAGAGCTCCCCGGCCAGCTATCAGGAGATGAACTCGGCTCTGGCCGAGCTCTCTGGG AACTACACATCAGCCCCCCACTGCCTGGAAGCTTTGCAAGAGCTCTACAACCACATCCACAGGTATTACGACCAG ATCATCGGTGCCCTGGAGGAGGATCCCGTGGGCCAGAAGATGCAGCTGGCCTGCCGCCTGCAGCAGGTAGCAGCCCTGGTGGAGAACAAAGTGACGGACCTGTGA
- the PLXNB3 gene encoding plexin-B3 isoform X7, protein MPPTAALCPSPPPWAGQTEEMGLPRRHAAQETPLSLLFEAVPVMAPRPPLGPHLLLVLLLCPPPPLAVARHFSAPNTTFNHLALAPGRGTIYVGAVNRLFQLSPELQLEAVAVTGPVFDSPDCVPFRDPADCPQARLTDNANQLLLVSSRAGELVACGQVRQGVCEKRRLDDVAQVLYQAEDPGDGQFVAANAPGVATVGLVVPTPGRDLLLVARGLAGKLSGGVPPLTVRQLAGPQPFSSEGLGRLVVGDFSDYNNSYVGAFANARSAYFVFRRRGARAQAEYRSYVARLCLGDANLYSYVEVPLTCQGQGLIQAAFLAPTTLLGAFAAGPSGAQAALCAFPLAELDGSMDRARRLCYTAGGRGPSGTEEASVEYGVTSRCVALPPDSPESYPCGDEHTPSPIAGRQPLEARPLLQLRQPISAVTGLQADGHTIAVLGDTQGQLHKVFVNGSRGQVYHSQQVGLLGSAISPDLLVDGRGSHLYVLTAQRVDRVPVAACPQFPDCASCLQARDPLCGWCVLQGRCTRKGQCDRAAQANQWLWSYEDSQCPHVQILLPAHRPRQEQGVVTLSVPRLPTLAMDEYFHCAFGDYDSLAHVEGPHVACITPPQDQLPLNPPGTDHVTLPLALMFEDVAVAATNFSFYDCSAVQALEAAAPCRACVGSLWRCHWCPRSSRCVYGEHCPEGEVTVYSAQETDVQVRGPGACPRVEGPAGPLLVPVGWESRLALRVRNLQHFGSLPASYHCWLELPGELRRLPASLEETAGDVGLIYCQAQQFYPSMAQQELPVPIYITRGKGQRLDNAHALHVTLYDCAVGHPDCSRCQAANGSLGCLWCSHGQPACRYGPLCPPGAVELLCPTPSIDAIEPLTGPPEGGLALTIWGSNLGRDFAEVRDAVNVAGRPCSPEPSLYRTSARIVCVTSPAPNGTTGPVQVAIKNRPPGVSTQHFTYQDPVLLSLSPQWGPQAGGTQLTIHGQHLQTGGNVSVFVGGQPCPIREPVCPEAIVCHTMSQASPGEAVVRVVFGHAQRTLPTSPFHYTANPQLVAAEPSVSFRGGGRLIRARGTGLDVVRQPLLSVWLEAPAEMQVAGARPPASTPTRSCGAPAAAPQACIQLEGGLLQCSTVCSVNSSSLLLCQSPAVPDGAHPQRVFFTLDNVHVDFASASGGQDFLYQPNPRLAPLSREEPARPYRLKPGNVLDVEGQGLNLGISKEEVRVHIGDGECLVKTLTLTHLYCEPPSRAPQPANGSSSLPQFVVQMGNVRLALGPVQYETEPPLSAFPVEAQVGLGMGAAVLIAAVLLLTLMYRHKSKQALRDYQKVLVQLENLEIGVGDQCRKEFTDLMTEMTDLSSDLEASGIPFLDYHTYAERVFFPGRGGCPLQPAPEGPGEEGRRAPVRQGLTQLSNLLNSKLFLLTLIHTLEEQPGFSQRDRCHVASLLSLALHGKLEYLTDIMRTLLSDLAAHYVHKNPKLMLRRTETMVEKLLTNWLSICLYAFLKEVAGEPLYMLLRAIQYQVDKGPVDAVTGKAKRTLNDSRLLREDVDFRPLTLMVLVGPRAGGAAGSGAAQRVPARVLDTDTITQVKEKVLDQVYKGTPFSQRPSVHALDLEWRSGLAGHLTLSDEDLTSVTQNHWKRLNTLQHYKVPDGATVRLIPQLHKGGAVSQSLAQSCPLGESWASPAGGVGEQAGAQD, encoded by the exons ATGCCCCCCACAGCCGCCTTGTGCCCGTCGCCGCCGCCCTGGGCCGGCCAAACTGAGGAGATGGGCCTCCCTCGGCGCCACGCTGCCCAGGAGACCCCTCTGTCGCTCCTCTTTGAGGCG GTACCTGTGATGGCTCCCCGGCCTCCCCTCGGGCCCCACCTCCTGCTCGTGCTGCTGCTGTGCCCGCCGCCGCCCCTGGCCGTGGCCCGTCACTTCTCCGCCCCCAACACCACCTTCAACCACTTGGCCCTGGCCCCTGGCCGCGGCACCATCTACGTGGGCGCCGTGAACCGCCTCTTCCAGCTCAGCCCCGAGCTGCAGCTGGAGGCCGTGGCTGTCACCGGCCCTGTGTTCGACAGTCCCGACTGCGTGCCCTTCCGTGACCCGGCGGACTGCCCGCAGGCCCGGCTCACCGACAACGCCAACCAGCTGCTGCTGGTGAGCAGCCGGGCCGGGGAGCTCGTGGCCTGCGGGCAGGTGCGGCAGGGCGTGTGTGAGAAGCGGCGCCTTGACGATGTGGCCCAGGTGCTGTACCAGGCCGAGGACCCTGGCGACGGGCAGTTCGTGGCCGCCAATGCCCCGGGGGTGGCCACGGTGGGCCTGGTGGTGCCTACGCCAGGCCGGGACCTCCTGCTGGTGGCCAGAGGCCTGGCGGGCAAGCTGTCGGGAGGGGTGCCGCCCCTGACCGTGCGCCAGCTGGCCGGGCCGCAGCCTTTCTCCAGCGAGGGCCTGGGCCGCCTGGTGGTGGGCGACTTCTCGGACTACAACAACAGCTACGTGGGGGCCTTTGCCAACGCCCGCTCCGCCTACTTCGTCTTCCGCCGCCGGGGCGCACGGGCGCAGGCCGAGTACCGCTCCTACGTGGCCCGGCTCTGTCTCGGGGATGCCAACCTTTACTCCTACGTGGAGGTGCCCCTCACCTGCCAGGGCCAGGGCCTCATCCAGGCTGCCTTCCTCGCCCCGACCACCTTGCTGGGGGCATTTGCCGCAGGCCCCAGCGGGGCGCAGGCGGCCCTGTGCGCCTTTCCCTTGGCTGAGCTGGACGGGAGCATGGACCGGGCCCGGCGCCTTTGCTACACGGCGGGTGGCCGGGGCCCCAGCGGCACGGAGGAGGCCTCCGTGGAGTATGGAGTCACGTCTCGCTGTGTCGCCCTGCCCCCC GACTCCCCCGAGTCATACCCCTGCGGTGACGAGCACACGCCCAGCCCCATTGCTGGCCGACAGCCCCTGGAGGCCAGGCCGCTGCTGCAGCTCCGGCAGCCCATCAGTGCCGTGACAGGCCTCCAGGCAGATGGGCACACGATAGCTGTCCTGGGGGACACCCAGGGGCAGCTGCATAAG GTCTTTGTCAACGGCTCCCGAGGCCAGGTGTACCACTCCCAGCAAGTGGGGCTTCTGGGCTCAGCTATCAGCCCAGACCTGCTGGTGGACGGCAGGGGCAGCCACCTCTACGTCCTGACTGCCCAGCGG GTGGACCGGGTGCCCGTGGCAGCGTGCCCCCAGTTCCCTGACTGTGCCAGCTGCCTCCAGGCCCGGGACCCGCTGTGCGGCTGGTGCGTCCTCCAGGGCAG GTGTACCCGCAAGGGCCAATGCGACCGAGCAGCCCAGGCCAACCAGTGGCTGTGGAGCTACGAGGACAGCCAATGCCCGCATGTGCAGATCTTGCTGCCGGCCCACCGCCCGCGCCAGGAGCAGGGCGTG GTCACCTTGTCTGTCCCTCGGCTGCCCACCCTGGCCATGGATGAATACTTCCATTGCGCCTTTGGGGACTACGACAGTTTGGCTCACGTGGAAGGGCCCCACGTAGCCTGCATCACTCCTCCCCAAGATCAGCTGCCTCTTAACCCTCCAGGCACAG ACCACGTCACCTTGCCCCTGGCTTTGATGTTTGAGGACGTGGCCGTGGCCGCCACCAACTTCTCCTTCTACGACTGCAGCGCTGTCCAGGCCTTGGAGGCGGCCGCCCC gtGCCGCGCTTGTGTGGGCAGCCTCTGGCGGTGCCACTGGTGCCCACGGAGCAGCCGCTGTGTGTACGGGGAGCACTGCCCAGAGGGGGAGGTGACCGTCTACAGTGCCCAGGAG ACGGATGTCCAGGTGCGTGGCCCAGGGGCCTGTCCCCGGGTGGAGGGCCCAGCGGGTCCCCTCCTGGTGCCTGTCGGTTGGGAGAGCCGTTTGGCCCTGCGCGTGCGGAACCTTCAGCATTTTgga AGCCTGCCCGCCTCGTACCACTGCTGGCTGGAGCTGCCCGGAGAACTTCGAAGGCTGCCGGCCTCTCTGGAAGAGACGGCCGGGGACGTGGGCCTCATCTACTGCCAGGCCCAGCAG TTCTACCCCTCCATGGCCCAGCAGGAGCTCCCGGTGCCCATCTATATCACCCGGGGCAAGGGGCAACGGCTGGACAATGCCCACGCTCTTCATG TGACCCTGTATGACTGTGCTGTGGGCCACCCCGACTGCAGCCGCTGCCAGGCGGCCAACGGAAGCCTGGGCTGTCTGTGGTGCAGCCACGGGCAGCCCGCCTGTCGCTACGGTCCTCTATGCCCCCCCGGGGCCGTGGAGCTGCTGTGTCCCACGCCCAGCATCGACGCA ATCGAGCCCCTGACCGGGCCCCCCGAGGGCGGCTTGGCCCTCACCATCTGGGGCTCCAACCTGGGCAGGGACTTTGCTGAGGTGCGAGACGCCGTGAATGTGGCTGGCCGGCCCTGCAGCCCTGAGCCCTCCCTCTACCGCACCTCTGCCCG GATTGTGTGCGTGACATCCCCTGCCCCCAACGGCACCACAGGGCCAGTCCAAGTGGCCATTAAGAATCGGCCACCAGGCGTCTCAACCCAGCATTTCACCTACCAG GACCCCGTCCTGCTGAGCCTGAGCCCCCAGTGGGGCCCCCAGGCAGGGGGTACCCAGCTCACCATCCACGGGCAGCACCTGCAGACAGGAGGCAACGTCAGCGTCTTTGTGGGTGGACAACCCTGTCCTAT ccGGGAGCCGGTGTGTCCCGAGGCCATTGTGTGCCACACCATGTCCCAGGCCAGCCCAGGAGAAGCTGTGGTTCGAGTGGTGTTTGGCCACGCCCAGCGCACGCTGCCCACCAGCCCGTTCCACTACACCGCCAACCCCCAGCTTGTGGCGGCAGAGCCCAGCGTCAGCTTCCGGGG GGGCGGGCGGCTGATCCGAGCCAGGGGCACGGGCCTGGACGTGGTGCGGCAGCCCCTGCTGTCCGTGTGGCTGGAGGCCCCGGCGGAGATGCAGGTCGCAGGGGCCCGGCCCCCGGCCTCAACCCCGACGAGGAGCTGCGGGGCCCCCGCTGCAGCCCCCCAGGCTTGTATCCAGCTCGAGGGAGGCCTGCTGCAG TGCTCCACCGTCTGTTCCGTCAACTCGTCCAGCCTCCTCCTGTGCCAGAGCCCTGCCGTGCCAGACGGGGCGCACCCGCAGCGGGTCTTTTTCACCCTAGACAACGTGCACGTAGACTTCGCCAGCGCCAGCGGGGGCCAGGACTTCCTGTACCAGCCCAACCCCCGCCTGGCCCCCCTCAGCCGCGAGGAGCCCGCCCGCCCCTACCGCCTCAAGCCGGGCAACGTCCTGGACGTGGAG GGCCAGGGCCTCAACCTGGGGATCAGCAAGGAGGAGGTGCGCGTGCACATCGGTGACGGCGAGTGCCTGGTGAAGACCCTCACGCTCACCCACCTCTACTGCGAGCCACCGTCGCGGGCCCCCCAGCCAGCCAACGGCTCCAGTAGCCTGCCGCAGTTCGTG GTTCAGATGGGCAACGTGCGCCTGGCCCTGGGCCCCGTCCAGTACGAGACTGAGCCCCCTCTGTCCGCCTTCCCTGTGGAGGCCCAGGTGGGCCTGGGCATGGGCGCGGCGGTTCTCATTGCCGCTGTACTCCTCCTCACTCTCATGTACAG GCACAAGAGCAAGCAGGCCCTGCGGGACTATCAGAAGGTTCTGGTGCAGCTGGAGAACCTGGAGATTGGCGTGGGTGACCAGTGCCGCAAGGAGTTCACAG ACCTGATGACCGAGATGACCGACCTCAGCAGTGACCTGGAGGCCAGCGGGATCCCCTTCCTAGACTACCACACGTATGCCGAGCGAGTCTTCTTCCCAGGGCGCGGCGGCTGCCCATTGCAGCCCGCACCCGAGGGGCCTGGCGAAGAGGGCCGCCGTGCCCCCGTGCGCCAGGGCCTGACGCAGCTCTCCAACCTGCTCAACAGCAAGCTCTTCCTCCTCACG ctcaTCCACACCCTGGAGGAGCAGCCCGGCTTCTCCCAGCGGGACCGCTGCCACGTGGCTTCTCTGCTGTCTCTGGCGCTGCACGGCAAGCTTGAGTACCTGACTGACATCATGAGGACTCTGCTAAGTGACCTGGCCGCCCATTACGTGCACAAGAACCCCAAGCTCATGCTGCGCAG GACAGAGACCATGGTAGAGAAACTGCTTACCAACTGGCTGTCCATCTGTCTCTACGCCTTCCTGAAG GAGGTGGCCGGTGAGCCGCTGTACATGCTCCTCCGGGCCATCCAGTACCAGGTGGACAAGGGCCCCGTGGACGCCGTGACCGGCAAGGCAAAACGGACCCTGAATGACAGCCGCCTGCTTCGGGAGGATGTGGACTTCCGGCCCCTGACGCTGATGGTGTTGGTGGGCCCCAGGGCCGGCGGGGCCGCGGGGAGCGGTGCGGCACAGCGCGTGCCTGCCCGGGTGCTCGACACAGACACCATCACCCAGGTCAAAGAGAAGGTGTTGGACCAAGTCTACAAGGGCACCCCCTTCTCCCAAAGGCCCTCAGTGCACGCCCTAGACCTCG AGTGGCGCTCGGGTCTCGCTGGTCATCTGACCCTGTCAGATGAAGACCTGACCTCGGTGACCCAGAACCACTGGAAGAGACTCAACACCCTACAGCACTACAAG GTCCCAGACGGAGCCACAGTGAGGCTCATCCCCCAGCTGCACAAGGGAGGCGCCGTCTCCCAGAGCCTGGCCCAGAGCTGCCCCTTGGGGGAGA GCTGGGCATCCCCGGCCGGTGGTgtgggagagcaggcaggggcaCAGGACTGA